The following proteins come from a genomic window of Bradysia coprophila strain Holo2 unplaced genomic scaffold, BU_Bcop_v1 contig_138, whole genome shotgun sequence:
- the LOC119073390 gene encoding pre-mRNA-processing factor 19, with protein sequence MALICSITNEVPEQPVISPLSGAIFERRIIEKYILENGCDPVNGKELKVEELIEIKTPPIVKPKPPSATSIPATLKTMQDEWDALMLHTFTQRQQLQTARQELSHALYQHDAACRVIARLNKEVTAAREALATLKPQAGILSSAMQQQSHRMEVNGAENQAAEQIGMTEDVIQKLQDKATVLTQERKRRGRNVPEELYTPEQVRNFRILASHPGLHSASIPGILTLDINSSDHSKLVTGGNDKNATVFNKDTEQIVAVLKGHTKKVTKVIYHAEEDTVITASPDTSIRIWHVPTSQTQLLLSCHSGPVTGLSLHPTGDYILSTSSDKHWAFSDIRTGRLLTKVIDTAEAGLTTAQFHPDGLIFGTGADDSRVKIWDLKEQSNVANFPGHTGSISAISFSENGYYLATAAYDACVKLWDLRKLKNFKTIQLDDGYEVKDLCFDQSGTYLAIAGTDVRIYQCKQWQELQVFSDHTALATGVRFGKNAQYLASTSMDRTLKLYGVE encoded by the exons ATGGCTTTAATTTGTTCAA TAACAAATGAAGTGCCCGAACAGCCGGTGATTTCACCTTTATCTGGGGCTATATTTGAGAGACGTATAATTGAAAAGTATATTTTGGAGAATGGATGCGATCCAGTTAATGGTAAAGAGCTGAAGGTCGaagaattaattgaaattaaaa CACCACCAATCGTTAAGCCGAAGCCACCGAGTGCAACTAGCATTCCAGCTACTTTAAAAACCATGCAGGACGAATGGGATGCACTGATGTTGCACACGTTCACTCAACGGCAACAGTTGCAAACCGCTCGTCAAGAGCTTAGTCACGCTTTATATCAACACGATGCGGCGTGTCGAGTCATAGCACGTCTAAACAAGGAAGTAACTGCTGCACGTGAAGCTTTGGCCACTCTGAAACCTCAAGCTGGCATTTTATCCAGTGCTATGCAACAACAATCTCATAGAATGGAAGTTAATGGAGCTGAAAACCAGGCTGCTGAACAGATCGGTATGACAGAGGATGTTATCCAAAAGTTGCAAGACAAGGCAACCGTTCTTACACAAGAGCGTAAACGACGTGGTCGTAATGTGCCAGAAGAGTTATACACTCCAGAGCAAGTTCGTAACTTCAGAATTTTGGCATCACATCCA GGTCTACATTCCGCAAGTATTCCTGGTATTTTGACGTTGGATATCAACAGTTCTGATCACAGCAAGTTGGTTACTGGCGGAAACGATAAGAACGCAACTGTTTTCAACAAGGATACGGAACAAATCGTGGCAGTTTTGAAGGGACACACCAAAAAGGTTACCAAAGTCATTTATCATGCTGAAGAAGATACGGTCATTACTGCATCTCCTGATACATCGATCCGTATCTGGCATGTTCCAAC GTCCCAAACTCAATTGCTATTGAGTTGCCATTCGGGTCCAGTAACTGGATTGTCACTTCATCCGACTGGTGATTACATACTATCCACATCATCTGACAAACATTGGGCTTTCTCCGATATTCGTACCGGACGTTTGTTAACTAAG GTAATCGATACTGCCGAGGCTGGATTAACTACTGCCCAATTCCATCCTGACGGATTGATTTTCGGAACGGGCGCTGACGATTCTCGAGTAAAGATTTGGGATTTGAAGGAGCAGAGTAATGTGGCCAATTTCCCGGGACATACGGGTTCCATTTCGGCAATTTCGTTTTCGGAAAATGGTTACTATCTGGCCACCGCAGCTTATGATGCTTGCGTTAAACTTTGggatttgagaaaattgaaaaatttcaagacCATTCAACTGGACGATGGTTACGAAGTCAAGGATTTGTGCTTCGACCAGAGTGGTACATATTTGGCTATTGCCGGTACCGATGTCAg GATTTACCAATGCAAACAGTGGCAAGAGCTGCAGGTATTCAGTGATCATACGGCTCTAGCAACCGGTGTTCGCTTCGGTAAAAAtgcgcagtatttggcatcgACAAGCATGGATCGTACGCTCAAATTGTATGGGGTGGAATAA
- the LOC119073395 gene encoding kinesin light chain 1-like codes for MDSTEPTSSSAFQIQMNRPTSADQSQYDDKVNRLQTLYNDQKAELPANDPTLLETMHKLAIAMGGQGKLDDSLKLYQQILEIQTVKLSADDPLLLHTMDNMAVILADLGRPEEAVKVQQKVYDINKNKLSPQDPQLLATMNNMAVTLSELGRYDEAVDMYQKVYDAQKNRCEPNDPILITTMMSMALALIGQKRLNAAAEIYQKVCDIQKITLKPDDPERLRTMDHLAFTLSEQGKFDGAIKLYQEILEMRKSHGENDASSIVKVMFNIGKAMVRQGKCDEGIEIFRQAYDVEKENSIAPAASLLFPEMQRLAASALQARCLDPSYKVYKQLYLLLKENCLPTETMLLRTMNELAFVTLQLRKYLEAMELCENIYTVQATVLEENHPILRNLREKIAFISTRI; via the coding sequence atggattcaaCTGAGCCAACATCGTCGTCCgcttttcaaattcaaatgaatcGTCCGACTTCGGCTGATCAATCCCAATACGACGACAAAGTGAATAGACTGCAGACGCTCTACAACGATCAAAAGGCAGAATTGCCTGCTAACGACCCCACACTTCTCGAAACAATGCATAAATTAGCCATTGCTATGGGTGGTCAAGGAAAACTAGACGATTCGCTAAAATTGTACCAACAAATCCTTGAGATTCAGACAGTAAAATTGAGTGCTGACGATCCTCTGCTACTTCATACAATGGATAACATGGCTGTTATATTAGCTGATCTTGGTCGCCCGGAGGAAGCCGTTAAAGTTCAACAAAAAGTTTATGACATCAACAAGAACAAATTATCTCCACAAGATCCACAATTACTAGCTACAATGAACAATATGGCTGTGACACTATCGGAGTTAGGACGGTACGATGAAGCTGTGGACATGTACCAAAAAGTATATGACGCTCAAAAAAATAGATGTGAACCGAACGATCCTATTTTAATTACTACAATGATGTCGATGGCCCTTGCCCTAATTGGGCAGAAAAGGTTGAATGCCGCTGCTGAAATTTATCAAAAGGTTTGCGATatccaaaaaatcactttaaaACCGGATGATCCAGAACGCCTCCGAACTATGGACCATCTTGCTTTTACTCTGAGCGAGCAAGGAAAATTTGATGGGGCGATAAAATTGTACcaagaaattttggaaatgagGAAAAGTCACGGAGAAAACGACGCGTCGTCCATAGTCAAAGTCATGTTCAATATCGGTAAAGCTATGGTGCGGCAGGGAAAGTGTGACGAGGGCATCGAAATTTTCCGACAGGCCTATGATgtagaaaaggaaaattctatTGCACCGGCCGCTTCATTACTATTTCCTGAAATGCAACGTCTGGCCGCATCTGCGCTTCAAGCACGTTGCTTGGATCCTTCATATAAAGTGTACAAGCAATTGTACTTACttctgaaagaaaattgtttaccaACCGAGACAATGCTGTTAAGAACAATGAATGAGTTGGCATTTGTGACGCTTCAGCTTAGAAAATATCTAGAAGCAATGGAactgtgtgaaaatatttacaccgTTCAGGCTACAGTTTTGGAAGAAAATCATCCGATACTGCGCAACTTGAGGGAAAAGATTGCATTTATTTCGACTAGAATCTGA
- the LOC119073402 gene encoding uncharacterized protein LOC119073402: protein MSLVPAYASSSDDDDDDTTNSSDNDDETVNETIQQPTKESIPLPSASFLLSGKSKGATDGHVFNNPYKDAENAKIASLEKHVKMVATEEHIQVKNGKKICWNYRKGRCRFGSNCTFAHDEVELPSTPAETTQEMTEENRPNFSQPPNVKKKKRPGLGNSIVPSKKVMKHYHQTKSSK, encoded by the exons ATGTCGTTAGTTCCCGCATACGCCTCAAGTtcagatgatgatgatgatgacacCACGAATTCTTCAGATAACGATGATGAGACGGTGAATGAAAC AATCCAACAACCTACAAAAGAATCAATTCCTCTTCCAAGTGCTTCTTTTCTATTGTCTGGAAAATCTAAAGGAGCGACAGATGGCCATGTCTTTAACAATCCATATAAAGATGCAGAGAACGCTAAAATTGCAAGTCTtgaaaagcatgtaaaaatg GTTGCCACAGAGGAACACATTCAAGTGAAGAACGGAAAGAAAATATGCTGGAACTATCGGAAAGGACGTTGTCGGTTTGGAAGCAATTGCACGTTTGCACACGATGAAGTCGAG tTACCCAGTACACCAGCAGAAACGACACAAGAAATGACTGAAGAAAACCGGCCTAATTTTTCGCAACCACCGAAtgttaagaaaaagaaacggCCTGGCCTCGGTAATTCGATAGTGCCGAGTAAGAAAGTTATGAAGCATTACCACCAAACCAAATCTTCCAAATGA
- the LOC119073401 gene encoding nucleoside diphosphate kinase A-like, translating into MKIIFVQFLIILSLKDVVAQSLLNLMEESNCDIERERTFIMIKPDGVQRGLIGEIIQRFERKGFKLVAMKLLQADENLLLDHYKELSDKPFFKDLVKYVSSGPVCPMVWEGLNVVKTGRSMLGETDPSKALPGTIRGDYSIAIGRNVIHGSDSVESAEREINLWFQAEELVKWQSSNDKWIHEEN; encoded by the exons atgaaaataatctttgtccaatttttaataattttatcttTGAAAGACGTAGTTGCGCAGAGTCTTCTCAATTTAATGGAAGAAAGTAACTGTGATATTGAGCGTGAAAGAACGTTTATTATGATTAAGCCGGATGGGGTTCAACGAGGACTTATTGGTGAAATTATTCAACGGTTCGAAAGGAAAGGCTTCAAGCTGGTTGCTATGAAATTGTTACAG GCAGATGAAAATCTTCTATTGGATCACTACAAAGAACTGTCGGATAAACCATTCTTCAAAGACTTGGTCAAATACGTCAGTTCAGGCCCTGTTTGTCCTATG GTTTGGGAAGGTTTGAATGTTGTGAAAACTGGCCGTAGTATGTTAGGCGAAACGGATCCATCGAAGGCACTACCAGGTACGATACGAGGCGACTACAGCATTGCGATTGGGAGAAATGTAATCCATGGTTCTGATTCCGTTGAATCGGCAGAAAGAGAAATCAATCTTTGGTTCCAAGCGGAAGAGCTAGTTAAGTGGCAATCGAGCAATGATAAATGGATTCatgaagaaaattaa
- the LOC119073387 gene encoding organic cation transporter protein-like: protein MANKIENDIPLEKTGKEDDSDDVRRASDIYGEWGPLQRNVTIFFVSIYVVATFQNIGIIFYLSPIDYHCKLESGYEDRNVSKCFKYEGSTEKCTEWQFDHSFYQKTLIDEFELVCDREHYISMAKSIFQIGYLVASILIGWMSDRYGRLLAFKFSIFVEILASLSQALSLNIHHFLVSRLFLGIGCYGRFSAGMLLLFELVGPSYRASISIASEMGWCISLLILPLAHYLLPHFRYMQLGVFGYEIIFLIWLWRIPESPRWLITHDRFDEAAKLITKTAKALNKLTDIEIERKLDKFRSYLSKEQEQLKAEAKMTILDLWKQPILLRYCLLLYVLSICLSFIAYSFSYNAGAYGESLHITIFIQALSTTSVFIIMYFTINRFPRKTLAVFLSVCATCSICAMVLFTFDSNHLNYLTFVMFVTKFFCSGLFIVVHLIKSEIFPTTVRQMSLGSCSVAQRFGSILAPYSRELATLTHLSLLIGLYGILALINTVCIYFLPETSKDDIPDTIEEALQNCEKKKNERTTKQSTE, encoded by the exons ATGgctaataaaattgaaaatgatattCCATTGGAAAAGACGGGTAAAGAAGACGATTCAGATGATGTGAGACGCGCTTCGGATATATACGGGGAATGGGGACCGTTGCAAAGGAATGTTACCATTTTTTTCGTCTCGATTTATGTTGTGgcaacttttcaaaatattggAATCATATTTTACTTATCGCCCATCGACTATCACTGTAAATTGGAGTCAGGATATGAGGATCGTAATGTGTCAAAGTGTTTCAAATACGAAGGAAGTACAGAGAAATGTACTGAGTGGCAATTCGATCATAGTTTTTATCAGAAAACGCTCATTGACGAATTTGAACTTGTTTGTGATCGGGAACACTATATTTCAATGGCTAAATCAATCTTCCAAATTGGATACTTGGTTGCAAGCATTTTAATTGGTTGGATGTCGGATCGCTATGGACGATTATTAgcgttcaaattttcaattttcgttgaaattttggcttCTTTGTCACAAGCACTGTCCCTAAACATTCACCATTTCCTCGTGTCCAGATTGTTCCTTGGTATCGGTTGCTATGGTAGATTTTCGGCGGGGATGTTATTAC TTTTCGAACTGGTGGGTCCGAGTTATCGAGCATCCATCAGCATAGCTAGTGAGATGGGCTGGTGCATCTCACTTCTTATACTTCCACTAGCTCACTACCTGCTACCCCACTTTCGGTACATGCAGCTAGGTGTTTTCGGCtacgaaatcatttttctcatctggCTCTGGCGAATTCCGGAGAGTCCACGTTGGTTGATCACACACGACAGGTTCGACGAAGCTGCTAAACTGATTACCAAGACGGCAAAAGCATTAAATAAACTTACAGATATTGAGATCGAGAGAAAACTGGATAAATTTCGGTCCTATTTGAGCAAGGAACAAGAACAGTTAAAAGCAGAAgcgaaaatgactattttagATTTATGGAAACAGCCGATTCTACTTCGTTATTGCTTGTTGCTGTATGTATTGAGCATATGCTTATCATTCATAGCATACAGTTTTTCATATAATGCGG GAGCATATGGTGAATCCTTGcacattacaatttttattcagGCACTTTCGACAACTAGTGTCTTTATCATCATGTACTTCACTATCAACCGATTTCCTCGAAAAACACTAGCAGTGTTCCTAAGTGTTTGTGCTACTTGTTCGATCTGCGCAATGGTACTATTCACATTTGACAGCAAT CACCTAAATTACCTCACGTTCGTGATGTTTGTCACAAAGTTTTTCTGTAGTGGTCTGTTCATAGTTGTTCATCTTATCAAATCCGAAATCTTTCCTACCACTGTCCGACAGATGTCATTGGGGTCCTGTTCGGTTGCACAGCGATTTGGTTCAATATTGGCCCCATACAGTCGAGAATTG GCAACGTTGACCCATTTGTCGCTGTTGATTGGACTCTATGGAATACTAGCACTCATAAATACTGTGTGTATCTATTTTCTACCGGAGACCAGCAAAGATGACATTCCTGATACCATTGAAGAGGCACTACAAAATtgtgaaaagaagaaaaatgagagGACAACGAAACAGAGCACGGAATAG
- the LOC119073386 gene encoding p21-activated protein kinase-interacting protein 1-like: protein MATDIEIFIGTSQDFLLSFKVKKTDKEHVLERYIVYRCHNGPIISMDTRGRYLATGGGDERIVVVDLKLNRDVHEIICHEGTINTLSFTNKGNDLLSGSEDGRLVATTVGSWKPTNTWKKPHTGKSVLKVCLHPSDKFALSVGKDGTLRGWDMFKGTQMNTFNTKDLSDAAITLDNVELSPDGIKFAMSGEKTVTIISLVGEEPYDEPTLKSRVTSLCWLDSENLLIGLENGSIEWLNVKTSEQTNIPGIHNRRIKGMHCLNGFLGTICTSGAISLWSIAIPTKTLTLICTADEGIRPTCIKLIDTTKNRYESKHNVDTEISKESLPRIEKNLRLISTTGKVIVENNENSVNQHFEQEFNDDDTDTEIVLTPKKSIKRKKSSVTPTDVAATFTPTGDEKLPKRKKSCVTPTDVASTSATDGFKKETVAKKRNSLSTSIVASPHAKVPKIKKAAPWPMDVSTIETEQSEGKKRKSPKITIQKPIVVRSPNSDDDFEQPKTKRSQKKKKSIGKSDRSAVKQKLETSSDDSYDIIAVSGSQKKLNLSLPTPAETTPIQKKKIKAKTPMSCPPLQQKPNSQQSKKKGRALDFDSTEQGIVTRKNRKNTM from the exons atggcAACTGACATAGAAATATTCATCGGCACATCTCAAGACTTTTTACTGAGCTTCAAGGTGAAGAAAACTGATAAG GAACATGTTTTGGAGAGATATATTGTTTACCGTTGTCATAATGGGCCAATTATTTCCATGGATACTAGGGGCAGATACCTAGCAACTGGTGGTGGAGATGAACGGATTGTTGTCGTTGATTTGAAACTGAACCGAGACGTTCAT GAAATAATCTGTCATGAGGGTACCATCAATACCCTGTCATTCACCAATAAAGGAAACGATTTGTTATCCGGTTCAGAAGACGGTCGACTTGTAGCTACAACCGTCGGTTCCTGGAAGCCGACAAACACATGGAAGAAACCGCACACCGGCAAATCAGTTTTGAAAGTATGTCTGCATCCGTCTGATAAGTTTGCTTTATCAGTGGGTAAGGATGGTACTTTACGCGGTTGGGACATGTTCAAAGGCACACAGATGAACACATTCAATACGAAGGATTTATCCGATGCTGCTATCACCTTGGACAATGTGGAATTGTCTCCGGATGGTATCAAATTTGCAATGTCGGGTGAAAAAACGGTGACGATTATCAGTCTAGTTGGTGAAGAACCGTATGACGAGCCTACATTGAAAAGTCGGGTAACGTCATTGTGCTGGCTAGATAGTGAGAATTTGCTGATTGGTTTGGAAAACGGAAGCATAGAATGGCTGAATGTGAAGACATCGGAACAG ACGAATATTCCAGGCATCCATAACAGACGGATTAAAGGTATGCATTGTTTGAACGGGTTTCTCGGTACGATTTGCACCAGCGGAGCTATTTCCCTGTGGTCTATTGCAATTCCAACGAAGACATTGACATTAATCTGCACTGCCGATGAGGGTATTCGTCCAACTTGCATAAAATTGATTGACACCACCAAGAATCGATACGAGAGTAAACATAACGTCGATACCGAAATATCGAAGGAGAGTTTGCCcagaattgagaaaaatttgCGGCTTATTTCAACCACCGGTAAAGTGATTGTTGAGAACAACGAAAATTCGGTAAATCAGCATTTTGAGCAGGAATTTAACGATGATGACACAGACACCGAAATTGTATTGACAcccaaaaaatcaataaaaaggAAGAAATCATCTGTAACACCGACTGACGTCGCAGCAACATTTACACCGACCGGAGATGAGAAACTGCCGAAAAGGAAGAAATCATGTGTAACACCGACTGATGTCGCATCAACGTCTGCAACAGATGGATTCAAAAAAGAAACCGTGGCGAAAAAGAGGAATTCGCTTTCAACATCAATTGTTGCTTCACCTCATGccaaagtgcctaaaataaagaAAGCTGCTCCGTGGCCAATGGACGTATCAACCATTGAAACAGAGCAATCCGAAGGGAAGAAAAGAAAGTCACCCAAAATTACCATACAAAAGCCAATCGTTGTACGATCACCGAATTCAGACGATGACTTTGAACAGCCAAAAACGAAACGATcgcaaaagaaaaagaaatctaTCGGCAAAAGTGACCGAAGTGCTGTGAAGCAAAAGCTAGAGACCTCGAGCGACGATTCTTACGATATTATTGCTGTTAGTGGTAGCCAAAAGAAGCTAAATTTGTCGCTGCCAACACCTGCTGAAACAACACCtattcagaaaaagaaaataaaggcAAAAACACCGATGTCATGTCCCCCATTGCAACAAAAGCCTAATTCTCAACAATCAAAGAAAAAGGGGCGGGCACTCGACTTTGATTCAACTGAGCAAGGAATAGTGACAAGGAAAAATCGAAAGAACACAATGTGA